A genomic segment from Glycine soja cultivar W05 chromosome 18, ASM419377v2, whole genome shotgun sequence encodes:
- the LOC114395447 gene encoding E3 ubiquitin-protein ligase HAKAI homolog, with the protein MSASVGGGQQGFHLQNFDMQHPPQDPSQFADRQQEVGPEAPFLGYPAMHPAKTSNVPLLVTSNPMPDPPMTFGYPPYPNERAQPFYGAPYDMPRQDSGSDVGGDQSSLLGFPQGVPNGPNFPGNYPQPWNSGMGGVPFEQAQGGMVVDPREGKGILAPQPMPLPPPPPPPSHMSYGKQNYYSGELGHDGQSYGGWQHDTRDSFGSQG; encoded by the coding sequence ATGTCTGCCTCTGTTGGTGGTGGACAACAGGGCTTTCATCTACAAAATTTTGACATGCAGCATCCCCCACAAGATCCTTCCCAGTTTGCTGACAGACAACAGGAAGTTGGTCCAGAGGCCCCATTTCTCGGGTATCCAGCAATGCACCCTGCAAAAACTTCCAATGTTCCCTTGCTGGTTACTTCAAACCCAATGCCGGACCCTCCCATGACATTTGGCTATCCCCCTTACCCAAACGAACGAGCTCAGCCATTTTACGGTGCTCCCTATGATATGCCTAGGCAGGACTCAGGTTCTGATGTAGGTGGGGACCAGAGTTCATTACTGGGTTTCCCACAAGGTGTCCCAAATGGCCCAAATTTTCCAGGAAATTATCCCCAGCCATGGAATTCAGGAATGGGTGGTGTGCCTTTTGAACAAGCACAGGGTGGTATGGTTGTGGATCCAAGGGAGGGCAAAGGTATATTGGCACCACAGCCCATGCCCCTCCCACCGCCACCTCCACCTCCATCCCACATGTCATATGGGAAACAGAACTACTATTCTGGGGAGCTTGGGCATGATGGTCAGAGTTATGGGGGGTGGCAGCATGATACCCGTGATAGCTTTGGTAGCCAAGGCTAG
- the LOC114395443 gene encoding acetyl-coenzyme A carboxylase carboxyl transferase subunit alpha, chloroplastic-like: MAASSASLSGASASDLLRSSTSGFNGVPLRTLGKGKLVLKRRDFTVAAKLRKVKKHEYPWPPNPDPNVKGGVLSHLSMFKPLKEKPKPVTLDFEKPLVDLQKKIIDVQKMANETGLDFSDQILSLETKYQQALKDLYTHLTPIQRVNIARHPNRPTFLDHVFNITEKFVELHGDRAGYDDPAIVTGLGTIDGRSYMFIGHQKGRNTKENIQRNFGMPTPHGYRKALRLMEYADHHGFPIVTFIDTPGAYADLKSEELGQGEAIAHNLRSMFGLKVPVISIVIGEGGSGGALAIGCANKLLMLENAVFYVASPEACAAILWKTAKASPKAAEKLKITATELCKLQIADGVIPEPLGGAHADPEWTSQQIKKAIKETMDELMKMNTEELLKHRMLKFRKIGGFQEGIPIDPKRKANMKKRDLSIAKISDAELEVEVEKLKQQVLEAKESSPVPPKLDLDEMLKQLTREVDLEYSEAVKATGLTDSLLKLREEVSKANADNQIVDPLLKDKIEKLRVEFEQQLRAAPNYGRLQNKFTYLSELCKVKLLSDANKDNEAVTFKQELEKKVDNALSNPKIRETFEALKAEIKGAGASSASDLDDELKKKIVEFMIELKEVKEVKEVIENQIESLVNSSDDIKNKVLQLKLEVPKAGETPDSESKSRIGDFIFRTSSRIIMAILLRDMFGNFKEIPC; encoded by the exons ATGGCTGCTTCTTCTGCATCTCTTTCTGGTGCTTCTGCTTCGGATCTTCTGAGGAGTTCAACCAGCGGTTTCAATGGTGTTCCTTTGAGAACCTTGGGGAAGGGAAAGTTGGTTTTGAAGAGGAGGGACTTTACAGTTGCTGCTAAACTGAGGAAGGTGAAGAAGCATGAATATCCTTGGCCTCCTAACCCTGATCCCAATGTGAAAGGTGGAGTGCTGAGCCACCTTTCCATGTTCAAGCCACTCAAGGAGAAACCAAAGCCTGTCACTTTGGATTTTGAAAAGCCTCTTGTTGATCTGCAAAAGAAGATCATTGAT GTACAAAAGATGGCGAACGAAACTGGACTGGACTTCAGTGATCAGATTCTCTCATTGGAGACCAAGTACCAGCAG GCTTTAAAGGATCTGTATACGCATCTGACTCCTATTCAGCGGGTCAACATCGCACGGCaccctaacaggccaactttcCTTGATCATGTCTTTAACATAACTGAAAAG TTTGTTGAACTCCATGGTGATCGGGCAGGTTATGATGATCCTGCTATTGTTACTGGTCTAGGGACTATAGATGGTAGAAGCTACATGTTCATCGGTCACCAAAAGGGTAGAAATACTAAAGAAAACATTCAGCGTAACTTTGGGATGCCAACTCCTCATGG TTACAGGAAGGCCCTTCGCTTGATGGAATATGCAGATCATCATGGGTTCCCCATAGTTACTTTCATTGACACGCCTGGGGCATATGCTGACCTTAAATCAGAGGAACTAGGACAG GGTGAAGCGATTGCTCACAATTTGAGATCCATGTTTGGTCTGAAGGTGCCAGTTATATCTATAGTTATTGGAGAAGGTGGTTCAGGTGGCGCCCTAGCCATTGGATGTGCTAATAAATTACTCATGCTTGAAAATGCTGTTTTTTATGTTGCCAg TCCAGAGGCATGTGCAGCAATCTTGTGGAAGACAGCTAAAGCTTCTCCAAAG GCTGCTGAGAAATTGAAGATTACAGCCACTGAACTGTGCAAATTACAAATTGCAGATGGTGTTATACCT gAGCCACTTGGTGGTGCACATGCAGATCCAGAGTGGACCTCTCAACAGATAAAAAAGGCTATCAAAGAAACCATGGAT GAGCTCATGAAGATGAACACAGAAGAACTGTTAAAACATCGCATGCTTAAGTTCAGAAAGATTGGTGGATTCCAGGAAGGTATTCCTATAGATCCTAAGAGAAAAGCCAACATGAAGAAGAGGGATCTATCTATTGCTAAGATTTCTGATGCTGAACTAGAAGTTGAGGTTGAGAAACTGAAGCAACAGGTTTTGGAAGCTAAGGAATCTTCTCCTGTTCCTCCAAAACTAGATCTGGATGAGATGCTAAAGCAACTGACAAGGGAGGTTGATCTAGAATACTCTGAGGCAGTTAAAGCCACGGGCTTGACAGACAGTTTGTTGAAACTAAGGGAGGAAGTTTCAAAAGCAAATGCAGATAATCAAATTGTTGATCCATTGCTGAAGGATAAGATAGAAAAGCTAAGGGTGGAGTTTGAACAGCAACTGCGTGCAGCTCCCAATTATGGAAGGCTGCAGAATAAGTTTACCTATCTGAGCGAATTATGTAAAGTTAAGCTTCTGTCAGATGCAAACAAGGACAATGAGGCTGTCACATTTAAGCAAGAGTTGGAGAAAAAAGTTGATAATGCCTTGAGTAATCCAAAAATAAGGGAAACATTTGAAGCATTAAAGGCTGAAATTAAAGGTGCTGGTGCATCCTCAGCAAGTGATTTGGATGACGAGTTGAAGAAGAAAATCGTTGAGTTTATGATAGAActaaaagaagtaaaagaagtaaaagaggtaatagaaaatcaaattgaaagtTTGGTTAACTCATCGGATGATATTAAGAACAAGGTACTGCAATTGAAATTGGAGGTTCCTAAGGCTGGAGAGACGCCTGATTCAGAATCAAAGAGTAGAATTGGTGATTTTATATTTAGAACATCATCTAGAATTATTATGGCCATACTTCTTAGAGACATGTTTGGTAATTTTAAGGAGATACCGTGTTAA